The proteins below come from a single Candidatus Eremiobacterota bacterium genomic window:
- a CDS encoding sigma-54 dependent transcriptional regulator — protein MPHKEEKKRILVVDDEFSILKFMEKALGKSGYHALIASSVSEAIKILEITPVDLVITDCKMPRMSGMDLIRHVKENFRFTAVLMITGHPSIEGAVAAVRIGAEDYLTKPFTVNELLTAVRRAIEKLSTRKLGAGENNDLSPAPYGIIGRSEAMLKVFDAIGKAARTTATVLITGGSGTGKELVARAIHYSSSRAAAPFIPVNCGGIPEEFLDSELFGSTRHEEDSKSSLFGAADSGTIFFDGIGNLTHTMQTKLLRVIQDKEISTTASGGTRRVDVHLLASTNRDLLSLVSSGAFREDLYYRINVVPISLPPLRDCGGDILIMASHFAARYANELGKPAPRFSDFALQVLKSYPWPGNVRELENLMQSLVVMGDRDLIDVTDLPPHMRFTAFAEGGRIKSLAEIENEYIHFVLASMGGNKSQAADILGMDRKTLREKLKKMGVVDAE, from the coding sequence ATGCCCCATAAGGAAGAGAAAAAGCGCATTCTAGTCGTTGATGATGAGTTTTCCATCCTGAAATTCATGGAGAAGGCACTGGGCAAGTCGGGGTACCATGCCCTTATTGCCTCGAGTGTCTCCGAGGCAATTAAAATCCTGGAGATAACGCCGGTGGACCTTGTGATCACCGACTGCAAGATGCCCAGGATGAGCGGAATGGACCTTATCAGGCATGTGAAGGAGAACTTCAGGTTCACCGCTGTGCTCATGATAACGGGCCACCCTTCTATCGAGGGAGCGGTGGCAGCCGTCAGGATCGGCGCCGAAGATTACCTCACCAAGCCTTTTACCGTCAATGAGCTTCTCACGGCCGTGCGGCGCGCCATCGAGAAGCTCAGCACCAGGAAGCTCGGCGCAGGCGAAAATAATGATCTCTCACCGGCTCCTTACGGCATCATCGGGCGCTCGGAGGCGATGCTCAAAGTTTTCGATGCCATTGGGAAAGCCGCCAGAACGACTGCCACGGTGCTCATCACGGGAGGGAGCGGCACCGGGAAGGAGCTTGTGGCCCGCGCCATCCATTACTCGAGCTCCAGGGCAGCGGCACCTTTCATCCCCGTGAACTGCGGCGGCATCCCCGAGGAGTTTCTCGACAGCGAGCTCTTTGGCTCAACGCGCCACGAGGAAGATTCAAAATCAAGCCTTTTCGGCGCGGCAGACAGCGGCACCATTTTCTTCGACGGTATCGGCAACCTCACGCACACCATGCAGACAAAGCTCCTGCGTGTCATCCAGGACAAGGAGATCTCTACCACGGCCTCAGGGGGCACAAGAAGGGTTGATGTGCATCTGCTTGCATCCACGAACAGGGATCTCCTCTCATTGGTGAGCAGCGGCGCCTTCAGGGAGGATCTTTATTACCGTATCAATGTCGTTCCCATCTCTCTCCCTCCCCTGAGAGACTGCGGCGGCGATATTCTTATAATGGCGAGCCATTTCGCCGCAAGGTACGCGAATGAGCTTGGGAAACCGGCACCGCGCTTCAGCGATTTCGCCCTCCAGGTTCTCAAGAGCTACCCATGGCCGGGAAATGTGAGGGAGCTTGAGAACCTTATGCAGTCACTCGTGGTGATGGGCGACAGGGACCTCATCGACGTGACGGACCTCCCGCCGCATATGCGCTTCACGGCCTTCGCCGAGGGGGGGCGCATCAAGAGCCTTGCCGAGATCGAGAATGAATACATCCACTTTGTCCTTGCGAGCATGGGGGGAAACAAGTCACAGGCTGCCGATATCCTGGGGATGGACAGGAAAACCCTCAGGGAGAAGCTCAAGAAGATGGGCGTGGTAGACGCGGAGTAA
- a CDS encoding hybrid sensor histidine kinase/response regulator, whose protein sequence is MKKILVADDEIKIRQLLSIILKAHGYRVELAENGWEAVKAVQDTHPDLVLCDITMDGLDGYGVLKKLKSDPALAAIPFIFLTGMGEKQEMRRGMERGADDYIVKPFTNDEILKAVEARLARQAAWRMLYQEKMDELRINIATTLPHELRTPLTGIFGIASLLKDEKMSFGKDQVREIAGLLYSAAERLSRLIENYILYGELEALSEDPRARQERKNSLILLQAREPFIVSHSISSAARKVALKAQREGDLELELKEATIPVVMDDLKKMVEELTDNAFKYSRGGTPVTVKGKVDNNGYVISITDRGRGMTSEQIAHTGAFMQFERKKFEQQGSGLGLSIAKRLAALYDGELKIESMPLKGTTVTIMLKT, encoded by the coding sequence ATGAAAAAGATCCTTGTGGCAGATGATGAGATCAAGATAAGGCAGTTACTTTCCATAATTCTGAAGGCACATGGGTACAGAGTGGAATTGGCCGAAAACGGGTGGGAAGCGGTAAAGGCGGTACAGGACACTCACCCTGATCTCGTGCTGTGCGACATCACCATGGATGGACTCGATGGATACGGCGTCCTGAAGAAGCTCAAGAGTGATCCTGCCCTGGCTGCCATACCTTTCATATTTCTCACAGGAATGGGAGAGAAGCAGGAGATGAGGCGGGGGATGGAGCGTGGAGCTGATGATTATATTGTCAAGCCCTTCACCAATGACGAGATTTTAAAAGCCGTCGAGGCCAGGCTGGCCAGGCAGGCTGCCTGGAGAATGCTCTACCAGGAAAAGATGGACGAGCTCAGGATAAACATTGCTACCACTCTTCCCCATGAGCTCCGGACACCCCTCACCGGAATTTTTGGCATAGCCTCATTACTCAAAGATGAAAAGATGTCTTTTGGGAAAGACCAGGTACGTGAAATAGCGGGGCTCTTATACTCCGCGGCGGAGCGCCTGAGCAGGCTCATAGAGAATTATATTCTCTATGGAGAGCTTGAGGCGCTTTCAGAGGATCCACGGGCCCGCCAGGAAAGGAAAAACAGCCTCATACTTTTACAGGCCAGGGAGCCTTTCATAGTCTCCCATAGTATCTCCTCTGCTGCCAGGAAAGTAGCACTTAAGGCACAGCGGGAGGGGGACCTTGAGCTTGAACTGAAGGAAGCCACGATTCCTGTAGTCATGGATGACCTTAAAAAGATGGTGGAGGAGCTGACAGACAATGCCTTCAAGTACTCCAGAGGCGGCACGCCGGTGACGGTGAAAGGAAAGGTGGATAATAATGGCTATGTAATCTCTATAACTGATAGGGGGCGGGGGATGACCTCCGAACAGATTGCACATACAGGAGCCTTCATGCAGTTTGAAAGGAAGAAATTTGAGCAGCAGGGGTCAGGGCTGGGCCTGTCAATAGCGAAGCGCCTTGCAGCGCTTTATGACGGGGAGCTGAAGATAGAGAGCATGCCGTTAAAAGGGACCACAGTTACCATTATGCTTAAGACGTAG
- a CDS encoding response regulator, with amino-acid sequence MCEIRRVLLVEDNPADIDLIRELLAETGSFRIDSATRLSEALARLGAEKFDLVLLDLGLPDSMGLESFHRMKEAEPGIPIVVMTGNDNQELAVTAVKEGAQDYLVKGRVTGNQLARSILYALERKRAQARERLAREVLELLNRTEGASEIIRSILLLFNKSMDFEAIGIRLREGDDFPYFETKGFPEDFIEAERYLCGRDEAGEIMRDAQGDPVLECMCGNILRGRTDASLPFFTRGGSFYSNCTTDLLASTTEKERQSRTRNRCNGEGYESVALIPLRSGTEIIGLLQFNDRRRNRFTAEMIHFFEGLGASIGIALMHKQTVEKLRESEARYHTLFETIADGILIADNEERKFMYANKSICRMLGYTEEKLKTLGLGDIHPKDALPSVMLEFEALVRGDKTLNSDIPCIRKDGTIFYADVNSAQLTFDGLGCTMGIFRDVTERRQAEDARDKLETQLSQAQKMESVGQLAGGVAHDFNNILQSMMGYSQLLLECLPAGDESHEFAQEILHDTDRAAALIRQLLAFASKQTIAPKIIDLNDAVEGILKMLRRLIGEDINLIWKPAPNLWPVKMDPAQIDQILTNLTINARDAIGGIGRISIKTGSTELDEACCDTQPLFAPGRYVVLEVNDDGCGMDKEIMAHVFEPFFTTKEMGKGTGLGLATVYGIVKQNHGFIDLESEPGKGTTFRICLPRHEPENAVTGERLPSVEAPTGTETVLIVEDQESLLKLIRRLLEQLGYHVLAAGSPNNALKLAEEYPDLIHLLLTDVVMPEMNGRDLMKRLTAMRPGIKCLFMSGYTSDVIARRGVLEADVHFLQKPFSVKSLARKVHEVLSGQ; translated from the coding sequence ATGTGTGAAATAAGGCGCGTCCTTCTGGTCGAGGACAACCCGGCCGACATCGACCTGATCCGGGAGCTGCTGGCCGAAACAGGCTCTTTCAGGATCGATTCCGCGACGCGCCTCTCGGAGGCGCTGGCCCGCCTGGGAGCTGAAAAATTCGACCTGGTGCTGCTGGACCTCGGGCTGCCCGACAGCATGGGACTGGAAAGCTTCCACAGAATGAAGGAGGCAGAGCCCGGTATTCCGATCGTGGTGATGACGGGGAACGATAACCAGGAACTGGCCGTCACTGCCGTGAAGGAAGGCGCGCAGGACTACCTCGTGAAAGGCCGGGTCACGGGGAATCAGCTGGCGCGGTCGATCCTTTACGCCCTGGAGCGCAAGCGGGCGCAGGCCCGTGAACGGCTTGCCCGCGAGGTGCTTGAGCTTCTGAACCGGACGGAAGGCGCGTCGGAAATAATCCGCTCCATCCTGCTGCTCTTCAATAAAAGCATGGACTTCGAAGCCATAGGAATACGTCTTCGTGAGGGCGACGATTTTCCATACTTTGAGACCAAAGGTTTTCCTGAAGATTTCATTGAGGCCGAGCGATACCTCTGCGGGCGCGACGAGGCTGGCGAGATCATGCGTGACGCGCAGGGAGATCCGGTGCTTGAATGCATGTGTGGAAACATTCTCCGTGGCCGGACCGACGCCTCGCTTCCATTTTTCACCAGGGGGGGAAGCTTCTACAGCAACTGCACGACGGACCTTCTCGCTTCGACCACTGAGAAAGAGCGTCAATCCCGCACCCGTAACCGCTGCAATGGCGAAGGCTATGAGTCCGTGGCCCTGATACCGCTGCGCTCGGGCACGGAGATCATCGGGCTTCTCCAGTTCAACGACCGCCGGCGCAACCGCTTCACGGCGGAAATGATCCATTTCTTCGAGGGGCTGGGCGCGAGCATCGGGATCGCCCTTATGCACAAGCAGACCGTGGAGAAGCTGCGCGAGAGCGAGGCAAGATACCACACGCTCTTTGAAACCATCGCCGACGGAATCCTTATTGCCGACAATGAAGAAAGAAAGTTCATGTACGCAAACAAATCCATATGCCGAATGCTTGGATACACCGAGGAAAAATTGAAAACACTGGGCCTGGGGGATATCCACCCGAAAGATGCTTTGCCGTCCGTCATGCTCGAATTCGAAGCCCTGGTCCGCGGAGATAAAACCCTTAATTCCGATATTCCATGCATCAGGAAAGACGGGACGATCTTCTATGCGGATGTCAATTCGGCCCAGCTCACTTTCGATGGCCTGGGATGCACCATGGGCATATTCCGGGACGTCACCGAGCGCAGGCAGGCGGAGGATGCCCGCGATAAGCTGGAAACCCAGCTCTCCCAGGCTCAGAAGATGGAGTCTGTGGGGCAGCTGGCCGGTGGTGTGGCCCACGACTTCAATAACATCCTGCAGTCCATGATGGGCTACAGCCAGCTGCTGTTGGAGTGCCTGCCCGCCGGGGACGAGTCCCATGAGTTCGCTCAGGAGATCCTGCATGATACTGATCGAGCGGCCGCGCTGATCCGGCAGCTTCTTGCCTTCGCCAGCAAGCAGACTATTGCCCCGAAGATCATCGATCTCAACGACGCTGTCGAGGGCATACTCAAAATGCTCAGGCGCCTGATTGGAGAGGATATCAACCTTATCTGGAAGCCCGCCCCCAATCTGTGGCCGGTGAAAATGGACCCCGCGCAGATCGACCAGATTCTTACCAACCTGACTATCAATGCACGCGATGCGATCGGCGGCATCGGCAGGATTAGCATTAAAACCGGCTCGACGGAGCTCGATGAAGCCTGCTGCGATACCCAGCCTCTTTTCGCCCCCGGGCGGTATGTAGTGCTTGAGGTCAACGACGATGGGTGCGGCATGGACAAAGAGATAATGGCGCATGTTTTCGAGCCCTTCTTCACCACCAAGGAAATGGGAAAAGGGACCGGTCTGGGGCTGGCGACAGTGTATGGCATCGTGAAGCAGAACCACGGCTTCATCGATTTAGAGAGTGAGCCCGGAAAGGGCACTACTTTCAGGATCTGTCTGCCACGGCACGAGCCGGAGAATGCCGTAACCGGCGAAAGGCTCCCATCGGTTGAGGCGCCGACCGGCACGGAAACCGTGCTGATTGTCGAAGACCAGGAATCGCTGCTCAAGCTCATCAGAAGGCTGCTCGAGCAGCTGGGCTATCACGTGCTGGCCGCCGGCAGCCCCAACAATGCACTCAAGCTGGCTGAGGAGTATCCAGACCTTATCCATCTGCTGTTGACCGACGTGGTCATGCCGGAAATGAACGGCCGCGACCTCATGAAACGTCTTACTGCCATGCGTCCTGGAATCAAATGCCTGTTCATGTCCGGTTATACCAGCGACGTCATCGCCCGCCGCGGCGTCCTTGAGGCGGACGTCCACTTCCTTCAGAAGCCGTTTTCTGTGAAATCGCTTGCCCGGAAAGTGCACGAGGTGCTCTCCGGTCAATAG
- a CDS encoding response regulator has translation MKSSSHVRPIEILLVEDNAGDADLTREALDTSKMHNRLHVVTDGVEAMDFLHRRGKHGGAPRPDLVLLDLNLPKKDGREVLAEIKADNDLKCIPVVILTTSREEQDVLKSYNLHANCYISKPIDFAQFMVIVKSIEDFWFTIVRLPANGMKPCVK, from the coding sequence ATGAAATCATCGTCTCATGTGAGGCCCATTGAAATCCTTCTGGTCGAGGACAATGCAGGGGACGCCGATCTGACCAGGGAAGCGCTGGACACGAGCAAGATGCACAACAGGCTGCACGTGGTCACAGACGGCGTGGAAGCCATGGATTTTCTGCATCGCAGGGGGAAGCACGGGGGCGCCCCGCGTCCCGACCTGGTGCTGCTGGACCTCAACCTGCCAAAAAAAGATGGCCGTGAGGTGCTGGCCGAGATCAAGGCGGACAATGACCTGAAGTGCATCCCCGTTGTGATCCTCACCACATCGAGGGAAGAGCAGGATGTCCTGAAGAGCTACAACCTTCACGCGAACTGCTACATCTCCAAGCCAATCGACTTCGCCCAGTTCATGGTGATCGTGAAGTCCATCGAGGATTTCTGGTTTACCATCGTCAGGCTGCCGGCGAATGGAATGAAGCCATGTGTGAAATAA